Below is a genomic region from Methanolobus sediminis.
CTGCATAAAGCAGCAAATATGTTTAAATCAAAAGATTATGCGAGTCTTTTCAGCTTTTCAATATTATTGAGTACGGATCTGCTTTCAAGGAGAACTCTCTGCTCAATGCTCTGCACAATATCTTCCAGTGGCGTGACAAGTCTGTACAGTTTTACCGGTCTGCCTTTTCCTTCTGTTTTCTTTTCTTCCCGAATGTCCACCCAATTATTGTCTTTAAGGTATCTCATTGCAATACTGACT
It encodes:
- a CDS encoding transcriptional regulator → MREKKPSGMSEKEYEIVELLRKLDINRPVALTLACLSSGDEITSREIEKNSNLRQPEVSIAMRYLKDNNWVDIREEKKTEGKGRPVKLYRLVTPLEDIVQSIEQRVLLESRSVLNNIEKLKRLA